One segment of Rosa chinensis cultivar Old Blush chromosome 6, RchiOBHm-V2, whole genome shotgun sequence DNA contains the following:
- the LOC112169576 gene encoding serine/threonine-protein phosphatase BSL1, with amino-acid sequence MSAKPWLYPAPTYRTLETYWDTDDDAPGPRCGHTLTAVAATKTHGPRLILFGGATAIEGGAASSAPGIRLAGVTNSVHSYDVLTRKWTRIRPAGEPPSPRAAHAAAAVGTMVVFQGGIGPAGHSTDDLYVLDMDKFKWHRVVVQGQGPGPRYGHVMDLVAQRYLVTVSGNDGKRVLSDSWALDTAQKPYVWAKLSPEGDRPSARMYATASARSDGMFLLCGGRDASGAPLADAYGLLMHRNGQWEWTLAPGVSPSPRYQHAAVFVGARLHVTGGVLRGGRAVEGEGAIAVLDTAAGVWLDRSGLVTSSRTGKGQNDYDPPLELMRRCRHAAASLGVRIYIYGGLKGDILLDDFLVAENSSFQSEINSPVSTSEKSPSLTSPRAFHANTSSFGVSPSSDSESEIPSSSGLSMDKNSMEKLRQASAAEAEAASAVWQAVQSQSSPPPEETSVSDDNSQIAETLSDGSDTEADVRLHPRAVVVAKEAVGNLGGMVRQLSLDQFENESRRMIPMNNDLSYPNKKFTRQKSPQGLHKKIISTLLRPRNWKPPVHRKFFLDSYEVGELCYAAEQIFMQEQTVLQLKAPVKVFGDLHGQFGDLMRLFDEYGFPSAAGDITYIDYLFLGDYVDRGQHSLETITLLLALKIEYPDNVHLIRGNHEAADINALFGFRIECIERMGESDGIWAWTRFNQLFNYLPLAALIEKKIICMHGGIGRSINSVEQIEKLERPITMDAGSIILMDLLWSDPTENDGVEGLRPNARGPGLVTFGPDRVTDFCKRNKLQLIIRAHECVMDGFERFAQGQLITLFSATNYCGTANNAGAILVVGRGLVVVPKLIHPLPPPLQSPETSPERVIDDTWMQELNIQRPPTPTRGRPQPDLDRNSLAYI; translated from the exons aTGAGTGCGAAACCATGGCTGTACCCGGCTCCCACCTACCGTACTCTCGAGACCTATTGGGATACCGACGACGACGCGCCCGGCCCGCGATGCGGTCACACGCTCACCGCCGTCGCCGCCACCAAGACCCACGGCCCCCGCCTTATTCTATTCGGTGGCGCCACCGCCATTGAAGGCGGCGCCGCCTCCTCCGCCCCCGGCATCA GGCTAGCGGGTGTGACCAATTCTGTTCACTCCTACGATGTTCTCACCAGAAAGTGGACTAG AATCAGGCCGGCTGGTGAGCCACCGTCTCCGAGGGCGGCGCACGCTGCAGCTGCAGTGGGCACTATGGTGGTTTTTCAG GGTGGCATTGGTCCTGCTGGGCACTCCACGGATGATCTCTATGTGCTTGACATGGATAAGTTCAAGTGGCACAG AGTGGTTGTGCAAGGACAAGGACCTGGGCCTCGCTATGGCCATGTTATGGACTTAGTTGCTCAAAGATATCTTGTTACTGTCAGCGGCAATGATG gaaaaagagTTCTTTCTGATTCCTGGGCTCTAGATACTGCACAGAAACCTTACGTATGGGCTAAGCTGAGTCCAGAAGGGGATAGGCCTTCTGCTAGAAT GTATGCAACAGCCAGTGCCCGCTCAGATGGCATGTTTTTGCTTTGTGGCGGAAGAGACGCTTCCGGGGCG CCTCTAGCTGATGCTTATGGACTGCTCATGCATAGAAATGGTCAGTGGGAGTGGACTCTCGCACCGGGAGTGTCTCCTTCACCAAGATATCAACATGCTGCG GTTTTTGTTGGTGCAAGATTACATGTAACGGGAGGTGTTCTCAGGGGAGGACGTGCTGTAGAAGGGGAAGGAGCTATTGCAG TATTGGACACTGCCGCTGGAGTTTGGTTAGATAGAAGCGGGCTTGTGACCTCCTCACGGACAGGCAAGGGACAAAATGACTATGATCCCCCTTTGGAGCTTATGCGTCGTTGTCGCCATGCAGCCGCATCTCTTGGTGTTCGTATTTACATTTATGGCGGTCTCAAGGGAG ACATCCTGTTAGATGATTTTCTGGTTGCGGAAAATTCATCATTTCAATCTGAAATTAATTCTCCCGTATCAACTTCTGAGAAATCCCCATCTTTAACAAGTCCGAGAGCCTTTCATGCCAACACAAGTTCTTTTGGTGTATCACCATCTTCGGATAGTGAATCTGAGATACCCTCATCTAGTGGCTTGAG CATGGATAAAAATTCCATGGAGAAACTACGGCAGGCTTCTGCTGCCGAAGCTGAGGCAGCTAGTGCTGTTTGGCAAGCTGTGCAGTCCCAATCTTCCCCTCCTCCTGAAGAAACTTCTGTTTCAGATGACAACTCACAAATTGCAGAAACACTTTCGGATGGTAGTGACACTGAGGCAGATGTTCGCCTTCATCCCAGAGCT GTTGTTGTTGCCAAAGAGGCTGTAGGCAATTTGGGTGGCATGGTAAGACAGTTGTCTTTGGATCAATTCGAAAATGAGAGCAGACGAATGATTCCAATGAATAACGACTTATCATATCCTAACAAAAAGTTTACCAGGCAGAAGTCCCCACAGGGCTTACATAAGAAG ATAATATCTACATTGCTGAGGCCAAGGAACTGGAAACCTCCGGTTCATAGGAAGTTTTTCCTCGATTCTTACGAAGTGGGAGAACTTTGTTATGCTGCTGAACAGATCTTTATGCAGGAGCAAACAGTTCTTCAGCTGAAAGCTCCTGTTAAAGTATTTGGCGATCTTCATGGACAGTTTGGTGATTTAATGCGCTTGTTTGATGAATATGGATTTCCATCTGCTGCAGGAGACATAAC GTACATTGACTACTTGTTTTTGGGGGATTATGTTGATCGAGGACAGCACAGCTTGGAGACAATAACTCTACTCCTTGCACTCAAG ATCGAGTATCCTGATAATGTTCACTTAATACGTGGAAACCATGAGGCTGCTGATATCAACGCACTCTTTGGTTTTCGTATTGAATGCATTGAGAGAATG GGAGAGAGTGATGGAATATGGGCATGGACAAGGTTCAATCAACTTTTCAACTACCTCCCACTGGCTGCactaattgaaaagaaaatcatCTGTATGCATGGTGGCATTGGAAGATCTATAAATTCTGTAGAACAAATAGAGAAGCTTGAAAGACCCATTACAATGGATGCTGGGTCTATAATTTTAATGGATCTTCTATG GTCTGATCCTACAGAAAACGATGGTGTAGAGGGTCTCAGACCAAATGCAAGAGGGCCTGGTCTTGTCACTTTTGGG CCTGATCGTGTCACGGACTTCTGTAAGAGGAACAAATTACAGCTCATTATAAGAGCTCATGAATGTGTTATGGATGGTTTTGAACGGTTTGCCCAGGGACAATTGATCACTCTTTTTTCTGCCACCAACTATTGTG GAACGGCAAACAATGCTGGTGCAATACTGGTGGTTGGCAGGGGGCTGGTTGTAGTTCCAAAACTAATTCATCCGCTGCCACCTCCTCTTCAGTCACCGGAGACATCTCCTGAACGCGTCATAGATGACACATGGATGCAG GAGCTAAACATTCAGAGGCCGCCAACTCCTACTCGTGGTCGACCACAGCCTGATCTTGATCGGAACTCACTTGCATATATATAG
- the LOC112169579 gene encoding SOSS complex subunit B homolog, with product MVSLKEIVPAAQNNIDTKFILLDKGSKTIEGHNKTCLALVADETAAVHFQLWGDECDAFEPGDIIQLANGIFSYNRNSLVLRAGKRGRVEKVGEFTMVFVETPNLSEIHWVPDPNNSKKYIQDAVISPHSRIFPPKY from the coding sequence ATGGTGTCACTGAAAGAAATAGTGCCGGCTGCACAGAACAACATCGACACAAAGTTCATACTTTTGGACAAAGGCAGCAAGACTATAGAAGGCCACAACAAGACGTGCTTGGCGCTTGTGGCCGACGAGACTGCCGCAGTTCACTTCCAGCTGTGGGGAGATGAGTGCGATGCATTTGAGCCCGGCGACATTATACAGTTGGCTAATGGCATCTTCTCTTACAACAGGAACAGTCTTGTGCTGAGGGCCGGCAAGAGAGGGAGAGTGGAGAAGGTTGGAGAGTTTACCATGGTTTTTGTTGAGACCCCCAATCTGAGTGAGATTCATTGGGTTCCTGACCCGAATAACTCGAAGAAGTACATTCAGGATGCTGTGATTTCACCTCATTCGCGCATCTTTCCACCGAAATATTGA
- the LOC112171597 gene encoding YDG domain-containing protein At5g47150-like — MAIVKVRGTLKDGLFTPISKRPRVDDFGNLPNGRGSYRVMVQSSESEDHNSLLDRDLVKSSKNLQQGKRNDGISHFSITATPREILLLPQSVLKSNSVKSKEDRNTNLSIRQGLRKRQPLSDEYRPKRTAVCGNFDFSHQHVQEDKDNTEVKKDLNVIEDTLAKSKKQNWSNEYQHKVNTVSKNVVTTFNSKNSHFVLGRKRQPLWDHQQPYQTSMHAEFTSQKSVEVENKNRNKVKGALEAYREILTKSEAQNCNWSYIKAAMDLKKQGKWVNKMKQVGSIAGVKVGDRFRHRAQLTIVGLHQQFTCGIDYMWRNDGKILATSIVDSGRYVNNLQSSDILIYSGQGGKSLFHKTKPTYQTKPTDQIMQGGNLALRNSKEEGTPIRVIRRLKHSKGSCYVYYGLYTVERVLQERQLGIMIYKFMLRRKSGQPELSFDSS, encoded by the coding sequence ATGGCTATCGTGAAAGTACGTGGAACCCTAAAAGACGGTTTATTTACTCCAATATCGAAGAGGCCAAGAgttgatgattttggaaatCTTCCCAATGGGCGTGGATCATATAGAGTTATGGTGCAAAGTAGTGAAAGTGAAGATCACAATTCTCTACTTGATCGTGATTTGGTTAAATCATCAAAAAATCTCCAGCAAGGTAAGAGAAATGATGGGATTTCGCATTTTTCTATTACAGCTACACCACGAGAAATTTTGCTCTTACCACAAAGTGTATTGAAAAGTAACTCTGTAAAGAGCAAGGAGGATCGGAACACTAACCTATCAATCCGCCAGGGGTTAAGGAAGCGACAACCTTTGTCTGATGAATACCGACCTAAAAGGACGGCTGTATgtggaaattttgattttagtcACCAGCATGTGCAGGAAGATAAAGATAATACCGAGGTGAAGAAGGATCTTAATGTGATCGAAGATACTTTGGCCAAATCCaagaaacaaaattggagcAACGAATATCAGCACAAAGTCAACACAGTGTCCAAAAATGTTGTTACAACTTTTAATTCAAAAAATAGTCATTTCGTCTTGGGGAGAAAGAGACAACCACTGTGGGACCACCAGCAACCTTACCAGACGAGTATGCATGCGGAGTTTACTAGTCAAAAGTCGGTGGAAGTGGAAAATAAAAATCGTAACAAGGTCAAGGGGGCTTTGGAAGCCTATAGAGAGATATTGACTAAGTCCGAGGCACAAAACTGTAATTGGAGTTACATTAAAGCAGCAATGGATCTcaaaaaacaaggaaaatgggTTAACAAGATGAAGCAAGTAGGATCGATTGCAGGAGTAAAAGTTGGTGATAGGTTTCGACATAGAGCTCAACTAACCATTGTTGGTCTTCATCAACAATTTACATGTGGTATTGATTATATGtggaggaatgacggaaaaatTTTGGCCACAAGTATTGTTGATTCTGGTCGGTATGTTAACAATTTGCAATCTTCTGATATACTGATCTACTCTGGTCAAGGTGGAAAGTCTCTGTTTCATAAAACTAAACCGACATATCAAACTAAACCGACAGATCAAATAATGCAAGGTGGAAACCTTGCATTAAGGaatagcaaagaagaaggaactCCTATAAGGGTAATTCGAAGGTTGAAACATTCTAAGGGTTCGTGTTATGTTTACTATGGATTATACACTGTAGAAAGAGTTCTGCAAGAAAGACAACTTGGTATTATGATCTATAAATTTATGTTGAGAAGGAAGTCGGGACAACCAGAGCTTTCATTTGACAGTAGTTGA